The following coding sequences lie in one Monomorium pharaonis isolate MP-MQ-018 chromosome 1, ASM1337386v2, whole genome shotgun sequence genomic window:
- the LOC105832565 gene encoding dopamine receptor 2 isoform X9: protein MNDSEIYLVNWEEEVRALNNDFSKSFYNASYSPFNHTYEDLWELATDRIGLAIVLLLFSIATVFGNSLVILAVFRERHLHTATNYFVTSLACADFLVGLVVMPISAVYEVLENRWLFTTDWCDVWRSLDVLFSTASILNLCVISLDRYWAITDPFTYPTRMSRKRAAILIAIVWICSSAISFPAIAWWRAVRTEQVPEDKCPFTENLGYLIFSSTISFYLPLFVMVFTYYRIYRAAVIQTRSLKLGTKQVMMASGELELTLRIHRGGVSTTNTDARHLFRTTSSTPEDLQDLEEPLTALHNNGLTRVPSTRINNRQHIGKNFSLSRKLAKFAKEKKAAKTLGIVMGVFIICWLPFFVVNLWSGFCTRCIWQEEIVSAAVTWLGWINSGMNPVIYACWSRDFRSIFPEWQQEGK from the coding sequence ATGAATGACAGCGAGATCTATTTAGTGAACTGGGAAGAAGAGGTACGGGCATTAAATAACGATTTTAGCAAGAGCTTTTATAACGCAAGTTACTCACCATTTAATCACACCTATGAGGATCTCTGGGAACTTGCTACGGATCGAATAGGTCTTGCGATCGTTCTACTACTCTTCTCCATAGCCACCGTTTTCGGCAATTCATTAGTGATCCTCGCGGTATTTCGAGAGAGGCATCTGCACACAGCTACAAATTACTTTGTGACTTCACTGGCTTGCGCTGATTTCCTGGTGGGACTAGTAGTGATGCCAATAAGTGCGGTGTACGAAGTACTGGAAAATCGTTGGCTGTTCACGACGGATTGGTGTGATGTTTGGCGCTCACTGGACGTCCTCTTCTCTACTGCGTCAATCCTAAATCTGTGCGTTATTAGTTTAGATCGTTACTGGGCAATCACCGATCCCTTCACGTATCCAACTCGAATGAGTAGGAAACGTGCGGCAATTTTAATTGCCATTGTATGGATTTGTTCAAGTGCAATCTCCTTTCCTGCGATAGCGTGGTGGCGTGCTGTACGTACTGAGCAAGTGCCGGAAGATAAGTGTCCCTTCACGGAGAATCTCGGTTACCTAATATTCTCGTCAACAATCAGTTTTTACCTGCCGCTATTTGTGATGGTATTCACGTATTACAGAATCTATCGCGCCGCTGTGATACAGACGAGGAGTCTAAAACTCGGCACGAAACAAGTGATGATGGCCTCGGGCGAGCTCGAGCTCACGCTAAGGATACACCGAGGTGGCGTATCCACCACTAATACCGACGCTAGGCATCTCTTTCGTACCACATCGAGCACACCTGAGGACCTTCAGGATCTTGAGGAGCCTTTAACGGCTCTTCACAACAATGGTCTTACTAGAGTGCCCTCCACAAGGATCAACAATAGACAACACATaggcaaaaatttttctctctcacgtAAGCTCGCCAAGTTcgccaaagaaaaaaaagcggcAAAAACTCTTGGTATCGTCATGggtgtatttattatttgctgGTTACCGTTCTTCGTTGTGAATCTATGGTCAGGATTCTGCACGAGGTGCATATGGCAGGAAGAAATCGTATCTGCGGCTGTTACTTGGCTCGGCTGGATTAACAGTGGAATGAATCCCGTGATATACGCTTGTTGGAGCAGAGATTTTCGTAG
- the LOC105832565 gene encoding dopamine receptor 2 isoform X6, whose amino-acid sequence MNDSEIYLVNWEEEVRALNNDFSKSFYNASYSPFNHTYEDLWELATDRIGLAIVLLLFSIATVFGNSLVILAVFRERHLHTATNYFVTSLACADFLVGLVVMPISAVYEVLENRWLFTTDWCDVWRSLDVLFSTASILNLCVISLDRYWAITDPFTYPTRMSRKRAAILIAIVWICSSAISFPAIAWWRAVRTEQVPEDKCPFTENLGYLIFSSTISFYLPLFVMVFTYYRIYRAAVIQTRSLKLGTKQVMMASGELELTLRIHRGGVSTTNTDARHLFRTTSSTPEDLQDLEEPLTALHNNGLTRVPSTRINNRQHIGKNFSLSRKLAKFAKEKKAAKTLGIVMGVFIICWLPFFVVNLWSGFCTRCIWQEEIVSAAVTWLGWINSGMNPVIYACWSRDFRRPSAHRCGRSTSAEDDARRKDCSSSTEVFTERRCY is encoded by the coding sequence ATGAATGACAGCGAGATCTATTTAGTGAACTGGGAAGAAGAGGTACGGGCATTAAATAACGATTTTAGCAAGAGCTTTTATAACGCAAGTTACTCACCATTTAATCACACCTATGAGGATCTCTGGGAACTTGCTACGGATCGAATAGGTCTTGCGATCGTTCTACTACTCTTCTCCATAGCCACCGTTTTCGGCAATTCATTAGTGATCCTCGCGGTATTTCGAGAGAGGCATCTGCACACAGCTACAAATTACTTTGTGACTTCACTGGCTTGCGCTGATTTCCTGGTGGGACTAGTAGTGATGCCAATAAGTGCGGTGTACGAAGTACTGGAAAATCGTTGGCTGTTCACGACGGATTGGTGTGATGTTTGGCGCTCACTGGACGTCCTCTTCTCTACTGCGTCAATCCTAAATCTGTGCGTTATTAGTTTAGATCGTTACTGGGCAATCACCGATCCCTTCACGTATCCAACTCGAATGAGTAGGAAACGTGCGGCAATTTTAATTGCCATTGTATGGATTTGTTCAAGTGCAATCTCCTTTCCTGCGATAGCGTGGTGGCGTGCTGTACGTACTGAGCAAGTGCCGGAAGATAAGTGTCCCTTCACGGAGAATCTCGGTTACCTAATATTCTCGTCAACAATCAGTTTTTACCTGCCGCTATTTGTGATGGTATTCACGTATTACAGAATCTATCGCGCCGCTGTGATACAGACGAGGAGTCTAAAACTCGGCACGAAACAAGTGATGATGGCCTCGGGCGAGCTCGAGCTCACGCTAAGGATACACCGAGGTGGCGTATCCACCACTAATACCGACGCTAGGCATCTCTTTCGTACCACATCGAGCACACCTGAGGACCTTCAGGATCTTGAGGAGCCTTTAACGGCTCTTCACAACAATGGTCTTACTAGAGTGCCCTCCACAAGGATCAACAATAGACAACACATaggcaaaaatttttctctctcacgtAAGCTCGCCAAGTTcgccaaagaaaaaaaagcggcAAAAACTCTTGGTATCGTCATGggtgtatttattatttgctgGTTACCGTTCTTCGTTGTGAATCTATGGTCAGGATTCTGCACGAGGTGCATATGGCAGGAAGAAATCGTATCTGCGGCTGTTACTTGGCTCGGCTGGATTAACAGTGGAATGAATCCCGTGATATACGCTTGTTGGAGCAGAGATTTTCGTAG
- the LOC105832565 gene encoding dopamine receptor 2 isoform X7, whose translation MNDSEIYLVNWEEEVRALNNDFSKSFYNASYSPFNHTYEDLWELATDRIGLAIVLLLFSIATVFGNSLVILAVFRERHLHTATNYFVTSLACADFLVGLVVMPISAVYEVLENRWLFTTDWCDVWRSLDVLFSTASILNLCVISLDRYWAITDPFTYPTRMSRKRAAILIAIVWICSSAISFPAIAWWRAVRTEQVPEDKCPFTENLGYLIFSSTISFYLPLFVMVFTYYRIYRAAVIQTRSLKLGTKQVMMASGELELTLRIHRGGVSTTNTDARHLFRTTSSTPEDLQDLEEPLTALHNNGLTRVPSTRINNRQHIGKNFSLSRKLAKFAKEKKAAKTLGIVMGVFIICWLPFFVVNLWSGFCTRCIWQEEIVSAAVTWLGWINSGMNPVIYACWSRDFRRFQRLSTPIARERFRHVAIKEYTGGRT comes from the coding sequence ATGAATGACAGCGAGATCTATTTAGTGAACTGGGAAGAAGAGGTACGGGCATTAAATAACGATTTTAGCAAGAGCTTTTATAACGCAAGTTACTCACCATTTAATCACACCTATGAGGATCTCTGGGAACTTGCTACGGATCGAATAGGTCTTGCGATCGTTCTACTACTCTTCTCCATAGCCACCGTTTTCGGCAATTCATTAGTGATCCTCGCGGTATTTCGAGAGAGGCATCTGCACACAGCTACAAATTACTTTGTGACTTCACTGGCTTGCGCTGATTTCCTGGTGGGACTAGTAGTGATGCCAATAAGTGCGGTGTACGAAGTACTGGAAAATCGTTGGCTGTTCACGACGGATTGGTGTGATGTTTGGCGCTCACTGGACGTCCTCTTCTCTACTGCGTCAATCCTAAATCTGTGCGTTATTAGTTTAGATCGTTACTGGGCAATCACCGATCCCTTCACGTATCCAACTCGAATGAGTAGGAAACGTGCGGCAATTTTAATTGCCATTGTATGGATTTGTTCAAGTGCAATCTCCTTTCCTGCGATAGCGTGGTGGCGTGCTGTACGTACTGAGCAAGTGCCGGAAGATAAGTGTCCCTTCACGGAGAATCTCGGTTACCTAATATTCTCGTCAACAATCAGTTTTTACCTGCCGCTATTTGTGATGGTATTCACGTATTACAGAATCTATCGCGCCGCTGTGATACAGACGAGGAGTCTAAAACTCGGCACGAAACAAGTGATGATGGCCTCGGGCGAGCTCGAGCTCACGCTAAGGATACACCGAGGTGGCGTATCCACCACTAATACCGACGCTAGGCATCTCTTTCGTACCACATCGAGCACACCTGAGGACCTTCAGGATCTTGAGGAGCCTTTAACGGCTCTTCACAACAATGGTCTTACTAGAGTGCCCTCCACAAGGATCAACAATAGACAACACATaggcaaaaatttttctctctcacgtAAGCTCGCCAAGTTcgccaaagaaaaaaaagcggcAAAAACTCTTGGTATCGTCATGggtgtatttattatttgctgGTTACCGTTCTTCGTTGTGAATCTATGGTCAGGATTCTGCACGAGGTGCATATGGCAGGAAGAAATCGTATCTGCGGCTGTTACTTGGCTCGGCTGGATTAACAGTGGAATGAATCCCGTGATATACGCTTGTTGGAGCAGAGATTTTCGTAG
- the LOC105832565 gene encoding dopamine receptor 2 isoform X8, whose translation MNDSEIYLVNWEEEVRALNNDFSKSFYNASYSPFNHTYEDLWELATDRIGLAIVLLLFSIATVFGNSLVILAVFRERHLHTATNYFVTSLACADFLVGLVVMPISAVYEVLENRWLFTTDWCDVWRSLDVLFSTASILNLCVISLDRYWAITDPFTYPTRMSRKRAAILIAIVWICSSAISFPAIAWWRAVRTEQVPEDKCPFTENLGYLIFSSTISFYLPLFVMVFTYYRIYRAAVIQTRSLKLGTKQVMMASGELELTLRIHRGGVSTTNTDARHLFRTTSSTPEDLQDLEEPLTALHNNGLTRVPSTRINNRQHIGKNFSLSRKLAKFAKEKKAAKTLGIVMGVFIICWLPFFVVNLWSGFCTRCIWQEEIVSAAVTWLGWINSGMNPVIYACWSRDFRRFQRRRLPFPHYRLRL comes from the coding sequence ATGAATGACAGCGAGATCTATTTAGTGAACTGGGAAGAAGAGGTACGGGCATTAAATAACGATTTTAGCAAGAGCTTTTATAACGCAAGTTACTCACCATTTAATCACACCTATGAGGATCTCTGGGAACTTGCTACGGATCGAATAGGTCTTGCGATCGTTCTACTACTCTTCTCCATAGCCACCGTTTTCGGCAATTCATTAGTGATCCTCGCGGTATTTCGAGAGAGGCATCTGCACACAGCTACAAATTACTTTGTGACTTCACTGGCTTGCGCTGATTTCCTGGTGGGACTAGTAGTGATGCCAATAAGTGCGGTGTACGAAGTACTGGAAAATCGTTGGCTGTTCACGACGGATTGGTGTGATGTTTGGCGCTCACTGGACGTCCTCTTCTCTACTGCGTCAATCCTAAATCTGTGCGTTATTAGTTTAGATCGTTACTGGGCAATCACCGATCCCTTCACGTATCCAACTCGAATGAGTAGGAAACGTGCGGCAATTTTAATTGCCATTGTATGGATTTGTTCAAGTGCAATCTCCTTTCCTGCGATAGCGTGGTGGCGTGCTGTACGTACTGAGCAAGTGCCGGAAGATAAGTGTCCCTTCACGGAGAATCTCGGTTACCTAATATTCTCGTCAACAATCAGTTTTTACCTGCCGCTATTTGTGATGGTATTCACGTATTACAGAATCTATCGCGCCGCTGTGATACAGACGAGGAGTCTAAAACTCGGCACGAAACAAGTGATGATGGCCTCGGGCGAGCTCGAGCTCACGCTAAGGATACACCGAGGTGGCGTATCCACCACTAATACCGACGCTAGGCATCTCTTTCGTACCACATCGAGCACACCTGAGGACCTTCAGGATCTTGAGGAGCCTTTAACGGCTCTTCACAACAATGGTCTTACTAGAGTGCCCTCCACAAGGATCAACAATAGACAACACATaggcaaaaatttttctctctcacgtAAGCTCGCCAAGTTcgccaaagaaaaaaaagcggcAAAAACTCTTGGTATCGTCATGggtgtatttattatttgctgGTTACCGTTCTTCGTTGTGAATCTATGGTCAGGATTCTGCACGAGGTGCATATGGCAGGAAGAAATCGTATCTGCGGCTGTTACTTGGCTCGGCTGGATTAACAGTGGAATGAATCCCGTGATATACGCTTGTTGGAGCAGAGATTTTCGTAG
- the LOC118646001 gene encoding uncharacterized protein LOC118646001 isoform X3 — translation MCDHCAKITSQKGYAGQVTCRCNSGEKKNGVASKEKDSAGCCSKKAREAAGGCCMSGCCKQTKNEKSERNSTGANCTQIKDTVRGCCSENHR, via the exons ATGTGTGATCATTGTGC CAAAATTACTAGTCAAAAAGGATATGCTGGACAAGTGACCTGTCGATGCAA CAGtggcgagaaaaaaaatggtgTGGCCAGTAAAGAAAAGGATTCTGCTGGATGTTgtagtaaaaa AGCGAGAGAAGCAGCCGGTGGTTGCTGTATGTCTGGTTGTTGTAAGCAAACTAAAAATGAGAAGAGCGAAAGAAATTCGACAGGTGCAAATTGCACGCAGATAAAAGATACCGTAAGAGGATGTTGTTCCGAAAATCACagataa
- the LOC118646001 gene encoding uncharacterized protein LOC118646001 isoform X4, whose translation MCDHCAKITSQKGYAGQVTCRCNGEKKNGVASKEKDSAGCCSKKAREAAGGCCMSGCCKQTKNEKSERNSTGANCTQIKDTVRGCCSENHR comes from the exons ATGTGTGATCATTGTGC CAAAATTACTAGTCAAAAAGGATATGCTGGACAAGTGACCTGTCGATGCAA tggcgagaaaaaaaatggtgTGGCCAGTAAAGAAAAGGATTCTGCTGGATGTTgtagtaaaaa AGCGAGAGAAGCAGCCGGTGGTTGCTGTATGTCTGGTTGTTGTAAGCAAACTAAAAATGAGAAGAGCGAAAGAAATTCGACAGGTGCAAATTGCACGCAGATAAAAGATACCGTAAGAGGATGTTGTTCCGAAAATCACagataa
- the LOC118646001 gene encoding uncharacterized protein LOC118646001 isoform X1 → MARKKMVWPVKKRILLDVVVKKKNRYTEDVVVLNVAQALRNVADVVAIPLQIKKVAAQQENNLPTQWLYMITRAREAAGGCCMSGCCKQTKNEKSERNSTGANCTQIKDTVRGCCSENHR, encoded by the exons A tggcgagaaaaaaaatggtgTGGCCAGTAAAGAAAAGGATTCTGCTGGATGTTgtagtaaaaa AGAAAAACAGGTACACGGAGGATGTTGTGGTGCTAAATGTTGCTCAGGCACTAAGGAACGTGGCGGATGTTGTAGCGATACCACtacagataaaaaaagttgctGCTCAACAGGAAAATAATCTACCAACGCAATGGCTCTACATGATAACAAG AGCGAGAGAAGCAGCCGGTGGTTGCTGTATGTCTGGTTGTTGTAAGCAAACTAAAAATGAGAAGAGCGAAAGAAATTCGACAGGTGCAAATTGCACGCAGATAAAAGATACCGTAAGAGGATGTTGTTCCGAAAATCACagataa
- the LOC118646001 gene encoding uncharacterized protein LOC118646001 isoform X2: protein MVWPVKKRILLDVVVKKKNRYTEDVVVLNVAQALRNVADVVAIPLQIKKVAAQQENNLPTQWLYMITRAREAAGGCCMSGCCKQTKNEKSERNSTGANCTQIKDTVRGCCSENHR from the exons atggtgTGGCCAGTAAAGAAAAGGATTCTGCTGGATGTTgtagtaaaaa AGAAAAACAGGTACACGGAGGATGTTGTGGTGCTAAATGTTGCTCAGGCACTAAGGAACGTGGCGGATGTTGTAGCGATACCACtacagataaaaaaagttgctGCTCAACAGGAAAATAATCTACCAACGCAATGGCTCTACATGATAACAAG AGCGAGAGAAGCAGCCGGTGGTTGCTGTATGTCTGGTTGTTGTAAGCAAACTAAAAATGAGAAGAGCGAAAGAAATTCGACAGGTGCAAATTGCACGCAGATAAAAGATACCGTAAGAGGATGTTGTTCCGAAAATCACagataa
- the LOC105840563 gene encoding general odorant-binding protein 56h — protein sequence MKLKCYLRCFMIQYGILNENNNIDVEKVLRYLPHSMQQLSKKILNQCKLIQAENVCDRAFRIATCYIKAQPEILKIVSFT from the exons atgaaattaaaatgttacttaAGATGTTTTATGATACAATATGGTATTCTTAATGAGAACAATAATATAGATGTTGAAAAGGTCTTGCGTTATCTTCCGCACAGTATGCAACaattatcgaaaaaaattcttaatcaatgtaaattaattc aagcGGAAAATGTTTGCGATAGAGCTTTTCGAATAGCTACTTGTTACATTAAAGCGCAACCTGAA attttaaaaattgtatcatttacttaa